TTAGTTTTATAAAATGATAAGATAAATAAATGACTCAGCTAACCGAAAATCAACTTGAAACTCCAGTCGCCTTTTTTATCTATCGCCGAGCGAGCCTGACGGCTAAGTCGTTTGCCGCCATCAGTGAGGTTCGACCAAAAAGACT
This region of Candidatus Buchananbacteria bacterium genomic DNA includes:
- a CDS encoding glycosyltransferase family 2 protein, with the protein product MTQLTENQLETPVAFFIYRRASLTAKSFAAISEVRPKRL